Proteins co-encoded in one Aspergillus luchuensis IFO 4308 DNA, chromosome 6, nearly complete sequence genomic window:
- a CDS encoding uncharacterized protein (COG:C;~EggNog:ENOG410PG98;~InterPro:IPR037396,IPR000262,IPR013785;~PFAM:PF01070;~go_function: GO:0003824 - catalytic activity [Evidence IEA];~go_function: GO:0016491 - oxidoreductase activity [Evidence IEA]), producing MSENYGDYQTEIYGRGALTGVLPNVTTDPRLLEAQAKKALGERSFNYVAGGAGEKATMDSNRLAFRQWKLIPRMLKPMNDQNLAVNLFGQQYPTPLLMAPVGVQSIFHDDKESGLAEACGNVGVPYILSTASSSSIEEVGQANGDGKRWFQLYWPRDDDITLSLLKRAKDNGFSVLVVTLDTWSLAWRPADLDNAYVPFIRGVGNTLGFTDPVFRAKFEKESGSTVEEDIVGASKSWISQVFYGQPHAWEQIAFLRKNWDGPIVLKGIQHVDDAKLALEAGCDGIVVSNHGGMWQSLSSEGSFY from the exons ATGTCGGAAAACTACGGCGACTATCAGACTGAGATCTATGGCCGCGGAGCATTGACAGGCGTCTTGCCTAATGTTACCACCGATCCTCGCTTACTTGAAGCACAGGCAAAGAAGGCCCTAGGCGAGCGTAGCTTCAATTATGTGgctggcggtgctggggagAAGGCTACAATGGATAGCAATCGGTTGGCTTTTCGACAATGGAAGCT AATCCCGAGGATGCTGAAGCCG ATGAATGATCAGAACCTTGCGGTAAACCTTTTTGGCCAGCAATATCCAACTCCTCTTCTTATGGCGCCGGTCGGCGTCCAGTCTATTTTCCATGATGATAAGGAGTCTGGCCTTGCAGAAGCTTGCGGGAATGTCGGGGTCCCGTATATCCTCAGCACCGCGAGTAGCAGCTCGATTGAAGAGGTCGGGCAGGCAAACGGAGACGGTAAAAGATGGTTCCAACTCTACTGGCCGCGAGACGATGATATCACGCTATCATTGCTGAAACGCGCCAAAGACAATGGATTCTCCGTCCTGGTAGTTACGCTCGACACTTGGTCGCTCGCTTGGCGACCAGCGGACCTGGACAATGCCTACGTTCCGTTCATACGGGGCGTCGGCAACACACTCGGTTTCACGGATCCCGTGTTCCGTGCGAAGTTTGAGAAAGAGTCTGGTTCGACAGTGGAAGAGGACATTGTGGGGGCATCCAAGTCATGGATATCCCAGGTATTCTATGGTCAGCCGCATGCGTGGGAGCAGATTGCATTTTTGCGAAAGAATTGGGACGGTCCAATTGTACTCAAGGGCATTCAGCATGTGGATGATGCGAAGCTCGCCCTTGAGGCGGGATGTGACGGTATCGTTGTTTCAAACCATGGAGGTATGTGGCAGTCGCTCTCCAGCGAAGGTTCTTTCTACTGA
- a CDS encoding glycoside hydrolase family 32 protein (CAZy:GH32;~COG:G;~EggNog:ENOG410PUNW;~InterPro:IPR023296,IPR013148,IPR013189,IPR018053, IPR013320,IPR001362;~PFAM:PF00251,PF08244;~TransMembrane:1 (o20-41i);~go_function: GO:0004553 - hydrolase activity, hydrolyzing O-glycosyl compounds [Evidence IEA];~go_process: GO:0005975 - carbohydrate metabolic process [Evidence IEA]), translating to MPEIPETILSHSAVFSKGSLAMAPLSKALSVFMLMGITYAFNYDQPYRGQYHFSPQKNWMNDPNGLLYHNGTYHLFFQYNPGGIEWGNISWGHAISEDLTHWEEKPVALLARGFGSDVTEMYFSGSAVADVNNTSGFGKDGKTPLVAMYTSYYPVAQTLPSGQTVQEDQQSQSIAYSLDDGLTWTTYDAANPVIPNPPSPYEAEYQNFRDPFVFWHDESQKWVVVTSIAELHKLAIYTSDNLKDWKLVSEFGPYNAQGGVWECPGLVKLPLDSGNSTKWVITSGLNPGGPPGTVGSGTQYFVGEFDGTTFTPDADTVYPGNSTANWMDWGPDFYAAAGYNGLSLNDHVHIGWMNNWQYGANIPTYPWRSAMAIPRHMALKTIGSKATLVQQPQEAWSSISNKRPIYSRTFKTLSEGSTNTTTTGETFKVDLSFSAKSKASTFAIALRASANFTEQTLVGYDFAKQQIFLDRTHSGDVSFDETFASVYHGPLTPDSTGVVKLSIFVDRSSVEVFGGQGETTLTAQIFPSSDAVHARLASTGGTTEDVRADIYKIASTWN from the exons ATGCCTGAAATTCCAGAGACAATCCTCAGTCACAGCGCAGTTTTCTCAAAGGGTTCGTTAGCAATGGCTCCTCTGTCGAAGGCCCTAAGTGTTTTTATGTTGATGGGCATTACATATGCCTTCAACTATGACCAGCCTTATCGTGGTCAATACCATTTCTCACCCCAGAAGAACTGGATGAATGACCCCAATGGGCTCTTATACCACAATGGAACCTACCATCTGTTCTTCCAATACAACCCTGGTGGCATCGAGTGGGGAAACATATCATGGGGGCATGCTATCAGTGAGGATCTCACCCACTGGGAGGAGAAGCCTGTTGCCCTTCTGGCCCGAGGATTTGGCAGCGATGTCACCGAGATGTACTTCAGCGGAAGTGCTGTTGCCGATGTCAACAACACGAGTGGCTTTGGGAAGGACGGCAAGACACCCCTAGTCGCCATGTATACTTCCTAT TACCCCGTTGCGCAAACATTGCCGAGTGGCCAAACCGTCCAAGAAGACCAGCAATCACAGTCCATCGCCTACAGTCTTGACGATGGTCTAACATGGACGACATACGATGCCGCCAATCCAGtcatccccaaccctcccAGCCCTTATGAAGCTGAATACCAGAACTTCCGGGACCCCTTTGTGTTCTGGCACGACGAATCCCAGAAATGGGTGGTTGTCACGAGCATAGCCGAGCTGCACAAACTCGCGATCTACACTTCCGACAACCTCAAAGACTGGAAGCTAGTGAGCGAGTTCGGTCCTTACAACGCGCAAGGCGGAGTGTGGGAGTGTCCCGGACTTGTCAAACTCCCCCTTGACAGCGGAAACTCCACAAAATGGGTCATCACAAGCGGACTGAACCCTGGTGGTCCCCCAGGCACTGTCGGCTCCGGAACCCAGTACTTCGTGGGAGAGTTCGACGGAACCACATTCACGCCTGACGCCGACACAGTGTACCCAGGAAACTCCACCGCAAACTGGATGGACTGGGGCCCGGACTTTTATGCCGCAGCTGGTTACAATGGCCTCTCGCTGAACGACCACGTCCATATTGGCTGGATGAACAACTGGCAGTATGGCGCAAACATCCCTACCTACCCCTGGCGCAGCGCCATGGCCATTCCCCGCCACATGGCCCTAAAGACCATTGGCAGCAAAGCAACCCTAGTCCAGCAACCCCAGGAAGCGTGGTCTTCTATCTCGAACAAGCGTCCGATCTATTCACGCACATTCAAGACTCTCTCTGAAGGCTCCACcaacacaaccacaaccgGAGAGACATTCAAAGTGGACTTGAGTTTCTCTGCTAAGTCTAAGGCCTCAACATTTGCAATTGCCCTCCGAGCATCCGCCAACTTCACCGAGCAGACCCTCGTTGGCTATGACTTCGCCAAGCAGCAAATCTTCCTTGACCGTACACACTCCGGAGACGTGTCATTCGATGAGACCTTCGCGAGCGTCTATCATGGACCTCTGACGCCGGATAGCACTGGTGTGGTGAAGTTGAGTATCTTCGTCGATAGGTCCAGCGTCGAGGTGTTTGGCGGCCAGGGCGAGACAACCCTGACGGCTCAGATTTTCCCAAGCAGTGATGCGGTTCACGCCCGTCTGGCGTCTACTGGTGGAACTACCGAGGATGTTAGAGCTGACATCTACAAGATTGCTTCGACGTGGAATTGA
- a CDS encoding phosphotransferase family protein (COG:S;~EggNog:ENOG410PWGZ;~InterPro:IPR011009,IPR002575;~PFAM:PF01636) has translation MASFAAKPTSRSLSLMCRGEPIQREQLYQYTNGRFLVNEKHEMSKRYAEFDLDALCALVSALPHISSPISRIDKMEGGFNKALLMTAENGKEVIAKLPCPKVVPPQYSTASEAAVLEYVRSHTSVPVCKVLGWSSDSSNPVGSEYIIMEKAHGKQLVDVWGEMNQLQQFRLVQCLVRLESQLAALEFPAYGNLYFRPPDPKGSVRAVPIDDKFCVGPAYSASWFPQPGEERHAGPWQCLTDLGLGLTSRGLAHLQHSSFAPRRPHFGTKSEHLEILTKVRETMLHLGGFAPLQKFSKPTLWHSDLHLGNIYVSEEDPTAIVNIIDWQFTSIMPAFMQVQWPSFLAPPDGYEAGTVKPELPPNFEEMDADEKAFAITERDRALLSKCYEAALVKNHMPSYLAMTRVDSAVRYLFSFAEDTTKDGIVPLRDCLTQVAEHWNEMGITEQCPYHITDEALSKHRSELARYNDWQTLKGYTQELLHSDDEGWVSPQLDFEKVQARHAELFQLYMERETQDMTEEEARRLWFYIEHS, from the exons ATGGCCTCTTTTGCTGCAAAGCCCACGTCTAGAAGCCTCTCCTTAATGTGTCGCG GAGAGCCTATCCAGCGCGAACAACTATATCAATACACCAATGGTCGATTTTTAGTCAATGAAAAGCATGAGATGTCAAAACGATATGCCGAATTTGATCTTGATGCTCTTTGTGCACTTGTTTCGGCTTTGCCACATATTTCTTCGCCCATCTCTAGGATTGACAAGATGGAGGGTGGGTTCAACAAGGCCTTACTAATGACTGCGGAGAATGGGAAAGAAGTTATCGCAAAGTTACCGTGTCCCAAGGTTGTGCCCCCGCAATATAGCACCGCATCTGAAGCAGCTGTTTTGGAATATG TGAGGTCTCATACCTCTGTTCCCGTGTGCAAGGTTCTTGGGTGGAGCTCTGACTCTTCGAATCCAGTTGGTTCCGAGTATATCATAATGGAGAAAGCTCACGGGAAGCAGTTGGTCGATGTATGGGGCGAAATGAATCAGCTGCAGCAGTTCCGGCTCGTTCAATGCCTGGTCCGGCTCGAAAGTCAGTTGGCAGCGTTGGAGTTTCCGGCTTATGGAAACCTGTATTTTCGGCCTCCGGATCCCAAGGGCTCGGTCAGAGCTGTTCCAATAGATGACAAATTCTGTGTTGGCCCGGCATATAGTGCATCGTGGTTTCCGCAGCCGGGCGAGGAACGTCATGCAGGCCCAT GGCAGTGCCTTACAGACCTTGGACTTGGGTTGACCAGTCGGGGTCTTGCGCACCTACAACATTCGTCGTTTGCTCCTCGTAGACCCCATTTCGGCACCAAATCTGAGCACCTCGAGATCTTGACAAAGGTTAGGGAGACAATGCTACATTTGGGGGGGTTCGCCCCACTGCAGAAGTTTTCTAAGCCTACGCTGTGGCATAGCGACCTTCACCTGGGCAATATATACGTTTCCGAGGAGGATCCAACAGCTATCGTCAACATAATCGATTGGCAGTTCACCTCGATTATGCCCGCTTTCATGCAAGTTCAGtggccttcttttcttgccccACCTGATGGCTATGAAGCTGGTACCGTCAAACCGGAACTACCTCCAAATTTTGAAGAAATGGACGCCGATGAGAAAGCATTTGCTATCACCGAGAGAGATCGAGCTTTACTCTCGAAATGCTACGAAGCAGCTTTGGTCAAGAACCACATGCCATCGTACTTGGCTATGACTCGAGTTGACTCCGCTGTTCGATACCTTTTCTCATTCGCAGAAGACACGACAAAGGATGGGATTGTTCCGCTTCGTGATTGCTTAACCCAAGTCGCTGAACACTGGAACGAAATGGGTATCACTGAGCAGTGTCCTTATCACATTACGGATGAAGCATTATCAAAGCATAGATCAGAGCTAGCACGGTACAATGATTGGCAAACACTCAAAGGCTATACACAGGAACTGTTGCACTCAGACGATGAGGGCTGGGTTTCCCCCCAACTCGATTTTGAAAAGGTCCAGGCAAGACATGCTGAACTCTTTCAACTATACATGGAGAGAGAAACCCAAGATATgactgaggaagaggcaaGAAGGCTTTGGTTTTACATAGAACATTCCTAG
- a CDS encoding uncharacterized protein (COG:S;~EggNog:ENOG410Q576), whose translation MSKALKEFKNMMVREGQVSKLWKTHSPGARIAPPKSGNKDKKWQLRLDAGEVKDGKKRVYVQVNSEATNESLQKWRKKNSSHGNLAFVDINVNEPKERMSTAFDEIWEDVEKQAKDNLG comes from the coding sequence ATGTCGAAGGCACTCAAAGAGTTTAAGAATATGATGGTCCGGGAGGGCCAGGTGAGCAAGTTATGGAAGACCCATTCACCTGGAGCTCGCATTGCGCCTCCTAAGAGCGGTAACAAAGATAAGAAATGGCAACTGCGCTTGGACGCGGGAGAAGTGAAGGATGGTAAGAAAAGGGTCTACGTTCAAGTCAACTCAGAGGCCACCAACGAGTCACTCCAAAAgtggaggaaaaagaactCCAGCCACGGGAATCTTGCTTTCGTGGACATCAATGTCAATGAACCGAAAGAAAGGATGTCAACCGCTTTTGATGAGATATGGGAAGACGTCGAGAAGCAGGCGAAGGATAACCTGGGTTGA
- a CDS encoding putative MFS transporter (COG:G;~EggNog:ENOG410PFT2;~InterPro:IPR020846,IPR011701,IPR036259;~PFAM:PF07690;~TransMembrane:12 (i46-66o86-105i117-134o140-165i177-197o209-231i280-298o318-338i345-364o370-393i405-425o437-458i);~go_function: GO:0022857 - transmembrane transporter activity [Evidence IEA];~go_process: GO:0055085 - transmembrane transport [Evidence IEA]) yields the protein MEYQEEQKPDPRSPTQFGGSMDGGDSNDSALSLLDEKREKHLIRKIDLHIIPFVVLLYLFSFLDRVNIGNARLYGMEEDLGLVGDQYQIAVSILFVTYCLFEVPSNLVIKKLRPSRYIASISVIWGIIATLTGITQNYGGLIACRILLGVVEAGLFPGMVTYLTIFYSKREIALRTGYLFSSAAAAGAFGGLLAYGIGFMDGVAGLRGWRWIMIIEGIPTVILGGLSWFFLADDLDTAYYLDDEEKALVVRLRRRDVGQTSSAQKFHWADVKEGALDWRIYAFCIAQFGVDTMLYGYSTFLPTIIQGMGSWTTPEVQALTIPCYAVGAISYLIIAWASDRTQRRGVFTCIFAAISVVGYGILISDSSSGVHYFGALLIALGLYVAVGLPLAWLPTTLPRYGKRTFATGLQLTFGNVSGVMSPFLYKTNEAPRYVRGNAVTLSLVGFAGVVYGLMWWYYHGKNKRREQGLEDEKIVGMSEEEIEEMGDRNPRFKYST from the exons ATGGAATACCAAGAAGAACAGAAGCCTGATCCTAGATCTCCGACTCAGTTTGGAGGCTCGATGGATGGCGGTGATAGCAATGACTCGGCTCTCTCATTACTGGATGAGAAACGAGAGAAGCATTTGATTCGCAAGATTGACCTACATATCATTCCTTTTGTCGTTCTTTTATATCTGTTTAGCTTTCTTGATAGAG TCAACATTGGCAATGCCCGTCTATAtgggatggaagaagatctggGCCTGGTCGGAGATCAATACCAGATTGCAGTATCTATTCTGTTTGTAACTTACTGT CTCTTCGAAGTGCCGTCAAACTTGGTTATCAAGAAGCTCAGGCCATCACGCTACATTGCGTCGATATCGGTTATTTGGGGCATCATAGCGACTCTCACTGGAATAACCCAGAATTATGGAGGCCTCATCGCTTGTCGCATCCTTCTAG GCGTCGTGGAAGCCGGACTGTTTCCTGGAATGGTTACCTATCTCACTATTTTCTATAGCAAGCGTGAAATAGCACTGCGCACAGGCTACCTATTCAGCAGTGCAGCCGCTGCCGGCGCATTTGGCGGACTTTTAGCTTACGGCATCGGCTTCATGGACGGCGTCGCCGGTCTACGAGGTTGGAGATGGATCATGATCATAGAAGGCATTCCAACCGTCATACTAGGGGGCCTATCCTGGTTCTTTCTCGCGGATGACCTCGATACAGCCTATTACctggacgatgaggagaaggccctAGTAGTTCGACTCCGTCGTCGCGACGTGGGCCAAACATCGTCCGCCCAAAAATTTCACTGGGCAGACGTCAAAGAAGGTGCGCTGGACTGGAGAATCTACGCCTTCTGCATTGCTCAATTTGGTGTCGACACTATGCTATACGGGTACAGCACCTTCCTCCCAACCATTATCCAGGGCATGGGGTCGTGGACAACACCCGAAGTGCAGGCTCTTACGATTCCTTGCTATGCGGTGGGCGCAATAAGTTATCTGATAATTGCTTGGGCGAGCGATAGAACTCAGCGTCGCGGAGTATTTACTTGCATCTTTGCCGCAATATCAGTGGTTGGCTATGGAATCCTGATATCGGATTCTTCGTCAGGAGTACACTACTTCGGCGCCTTGCTTATTGCCCTAGGATTATATGTGGCTGTCGGATTACCTCTCGCATGGCTCCCGACCACTCTTCCTCGTTATGGAAAGCGTACATTCGCCACGGGGCTGCAACTGACTTTCGGCAACGTCAGCGGCGTCATGTCTCCTTTCTTATACAAGACGAATGAAGCACCGCGTTATGTTCGGGGCAATGCAGTGACTCTGTCGCTGGTTGGATTTGCCGGTGTTGTGTATGGTCTTATGTGGTGGTACTATCATGGGAAGAATAAGCGCAGAGAACAGGGActggaagatgaaaagaTTGTAGGGATgtcagaagaagaaattgagGAAATGGGAGACAGAAATCCTCGGTTTAAATATAGTACCTGA
- a CDS encoding histidine phosphatase family protein (COG:S;~EggNog:ENOG410PI0W;~InterPro:IPR000560,IPR029033;~PFAM:PF00328) yields MMSRHAARYPTRSAGNRHLALFDRIHKAGIPLNGSLSFLNNWTYITSNPERDFEQLTTTGPYAGTHQAFETGLRFAAHYKHLIPSDANTKFWASDSKRVIETAQHFASGLFGSDWEKVGKAALEIIPETFDRRADTLTPGDTCLRYLEDEDRGHDNGVKMLTLFQQAYIPAIAERLLVEEGNRELEGFTNWEIFSMQEMCGFETTVRGSSPWCDVFTREDWKNFEYGRDLVHYYRGGPGNPYAGAMGWLWLNATANLLREGPKAGSMFFSFVHDGDIAPFLTALDIMKDAKYDRFLPVTHRAEDRIWYTSTVMPMGGRVTLERMTCSPTDPVHSMNKTFLRININDKIVPLSYCKSGPGLSCPLMEFIGHVDRRRIEVGEFGDVCGLDGDVGGITFLRQQQPE; encoded by the exons ATG ATGTCGCGCCATGCGGCGAGGTATCCAACCAGGTCTGCAGGAAACC GCCATCTTGCCCTTTTTGATAGAATCCATAAAGCAGGGATTCCGCTGAACGGCTCATTGTCATTCCTGAACAACTGGACCTACATCACCAGCAATCCAGAACGAGACTTCGAACAATTGACCACAACCGGTCCATACGCTGGCACTCACCAAGCCTTCGAAACTGGACTCCGATTCGCAGCCCATTACAAACACCTCATCCCTTCTGATGCAAACACAAAGTTCTGGGCAAGTGATTCCAAGCGCGTCATCGAAACAGCCCAACACTTTGCCTCGGGGTTATTTGGGTCTGACTGGGAAAAGGTCGGAAAGGCCGCTCTAGAAATCATCCCGGAGACATTTGATCGCCGCGCAGATACGCTCACACCGGGAGATACCTGTCTAAGATATctagaagatgaagatcgcGGCCATGACAACGGCGTCAAGATGCTCACTTTGTTTCAGCAAGCGTATATCCCGGCTATTGCGGAGCGACTGCTCGTTGAGGAGGGCAACCGTGAGCTTGAGGGTTTCACCAACTGGGAGATCTTCAGCATGCAGGAAATGTGTGGTTTTGAAACGACTGTTCGGGGCTCGAGTCCCTGGTGCGATGTCTTCACGCGCGAAGATTGGAAGAATTTTGAATACGGACGTGATTTGGTGCATTACTATCGTGGAGGCCCGGGAAATCCTTACGCGGGCGCAATGGGCTGGCTTTGGCTGAATGCCACAGCAAATCTTTTGCGAGAGGGGCCCAAGGCGGGTTCAATGTTCTTCAGTTT TGTCCACGACGGGGATATAGCACCTTTCTTGACTGCGCTGGACATAATGAAAGACGCAAAGTACGACCGATTTCTTCCTGTCACACATCGGGCAGAAGACCGCATTTGGTATACCTCAACTGTGATGCCAATGGGCGGTCGGGTCACGCTCGAACGGATGACCTGTTCGCCAACTGATCCTGTCCACAGCATGAACAAAACATTTCTCCGGATCAACATCAACGACAAGATTGTGCCGCTGTCATACTGTAAGTCTGGACCTGGCTTGTCTTGTCCGTTAATGGAGTTCATCGGTCATGTGGATAGAAGAAGGATTGAAGTAGGAGAGTTTGGGGATGTATGTGGTttggatggtgatgttggaGGAATAACATTTCTTCGGCAACAGCAACCTGAATAG
- a CDS encoding uncharacterized protein (COG:S;~EggNog:ENOG410PI0W;~InterPro:IPR012677) has protein sequence MEYHFVPPEERARDEKGNLLPWGYVYKDESRNPRRPPEESGPFGKRRNARYEHTRSRTRTGTPAAKRENPNVAEFGRLFAQQQEEEKARSNTLPKSSSASNLDNARKQQTEKVATECILYGYKSKDFEWKVIDKYERISRGFICEDYPRTDPNALNGYSQLLSGGDVVIRANLSADANRKSKRYAGGFHWIKVTFDSTTAADRACFYSPQEIDGHLVFCELYHGQGPAEDAPIVQGSTEATRLQSKAAPRTLTSSHSTSFLQPKDTATKERHTLPRSFASNNLSSILDAHEEESQESSSTPTASSATATAIEQPAPLQQRTVAKEPKPESDFMTHIPTVRRTKLRPITEALPPQPTVTERVLRSIPILSWFTGDIVGDGPQLREDGAFDFDKSNTYWKFWYMVDRVLGTDICGLKEES, from the exons ATGGAGTACCACTTCGTTCCTCCGGAGGAGCGCGCCAGAGACGAGAAGGGTAACCTCCTACCCTGGGGCTACGTTTACAAAGA TGAATCTCGGAACCCTCGTCGACCCCCCGAAGAATCTGGCCCATTTGGCAAGCGCAGAAACGCCCGCTATGAACATACCCGATCTCGCACACGCACCGGCACACCGGCAGCAAAGCGCGAAAACCCCAATGTAGCAGAATTCGGGCGTCTATTTgcccaacaacaagaagaggagaaagcgCGCAGCAACACCCTGCCCAAGTCATCCTCCGCTTCCAACCTCGACAACGCCCGGAAGCAGCAGACAGAGAAAGTCGCAACCGAGTGCATACTATACGGTTACAAGAGCAAGGATTTCGAATGGAAAGTGATAGACAAGTACGAGCGGATCTCTCGCGGGTTCATCTGTGAGGACTATCCGCGGACCGACCCCAATGCTTTGAACGGGTATTCGCAGCTCCTGAGCGGCGGTGATGTGGTCATCCGGGCGAACTTATCAGCGGACGCGAATCGCAAATCGAAGCGCTATGCGGGCGGATTTCACTGGATTAAAGTCACATTTGATTCGACGACAGCCGCCGATCGCGCGTGCTTCTACTCTCCGCAGGAAATCGATGGCCATTTGGTCTTTTGTGAGCTGTATCATGGCCAGGGACCTGCGGAGGATGCCCCTATCGTACAAGGATCTACCGAGGCAACTCGTCTCCAGTCGAAGGCGGCGCCTCGCACTTTGACTTCGTCGCATTCGACGAGTTTCCTCCAACCGAAGGACACAGCCACCAAGGAACGCCATACACTACCGAGATCTTTCGCCTCGAATAACCTGTCCAGTATCCTCGACgcccatgaagaagaatcccaggaatcatcatcgacccccACCGCTAGCTCCGCAACAGCCACCGCCATCGAGCAACCAGCACCCCTGCAGCAGCGCACAGTCGCCAAGGAGCCCAAGCCCGAATCAGACTTCATGACGCATATCCCGACGGTGCGTCGGACGAAGCTCCGACCCATTACAGAAGCCCTTCCACCTCAGCCTACGGTCACAGAGCGAGTGCTGCGCTCCATCCCTATTCTCAGCTGGTTCACAGGTGACATTGTGGGCGATGGACCTCAACTCCGCGAAGACGGGGCATTCGATTTCGACAAGTCGAACACCTACTGGAAATTCTGGTACATGGTCGATAGAGTCCTGGGGACAGATATCTGCGGACTGAAGGAGGAGTCATGA